The genomic DNA ACATTTAAAAATACCATAGATACAACTACCGATGTCTTTTTTTCTTTTAAAGAGATTATCAAAAAAAGAATAAATAAAATAACTATAACAACTAATGCTATGATATGAAAAATTGTAAAATAACTCATTAGAAACACTCCGAACTTACTTTTGTAGTATAATTAATCGGCCGAAAATCATTTATGATTAGCCTTATAGTTTTTGTTTGATTGACATCTATTGGTTCTTCTATTGTATGGGTCTGTGTGCGAAACGGTTTTGCGGATTTGATAAAATGCTTGATTTTATTGTTTTCTTCGTTAACAAATTTAAGTTTTATTCTACAATATTTAAATGGTTTTTTGGATAAATTTGTCAAATTTAGATCAGCTATGAGCGTATCTGAGAAGTTTAGTTGAGTGATTTTATCTACGATTAATTCTCGTTTTCTTAGATTTTCGTCTACAAGCTTGTGAGTATAAATAAGCCCAAAAACCACAAAGCATATGTTTGCAATAAGTATAAAACTAGCTAATAACGGCCTTTTTATCATCATTATAATGACTAAAAAAAGCACGACCAAAAAGACAAGTAAAACCCACATAACGGCTAAATAATCAACAAACACAAAATGTGCCATATAAAAATTTATGGTTTGTTTAAGACTATTTAGAACGCCCATTTTTCTCCTCTATGCCGCTAATCCCTTCGCGTCTTTTTAGCTCATCAAGCACTCTTGATGGATGTATATCGAAATCAGCCAAAGCCACTATCATATGAAAGATTATATCAGCACCCTCATAAATCACGTCAGTAGCTGGATCTCCAGCTTTATGTTCGCCAAATGATTCACGCTCAAGGTCTGAGTATTTTTTAAATTTGCTAAGATCTTTTATAGCAAAAGCAAATTCTCCAGCTTCTTCGCAGACTTTTTTTAGATACGCGTTTTCGCCTTTTGAGTAGAGTTTTGCTATGTATGAGCTGCTTGCATCTGCATTTAGCTTCCTTTGAAGTGCCACGTGATATAAGTGATCTAAGATATCATATTTTAGGTTTAAATTTGGCTCATTTTGTAGTTTTGTGTCAGAAGTTGGTTCTAAAGAAATTTGGTTAAAAAAGCAAGATTTAGCTCCAGTGTGACAAGCTGCTCCGCCATTTTGCACGACTTTTATCAGTAAAGAGTCATTATCACAATCAAGCTTCATATCTTTTATCTCTTGAGTGTTGCCACTCTCTTCGCCCTTTTTCCAAATGCGATTTTTTGTGCGTGAAAAGTAGTGTGCAAAGCCAGTTTTGATACTTAAATTTAGAGCCTCTTCATTCATATAAGCCATCATCAAAACTTCATTTGAGCCGTCTTCTTGGACGATGACTGGAAGCAATCCATCTAACTTTTGCCAATTCACACGCATAATTTTCCTTATTTTTGGTTTAGGCTAGCCAAATTTGACTAGCCTGAGAATTATTGAGCGATAGCGCTTTGTTTTACTTTGTCTTTCGTATCGACCCAGATATTTGGCACAGCGCCACCAGGAGTTAAGAAAATCTTAGCATCATTATTTACTTTTAGAGCTTCATTAAACTCTTTTTGAGTTTGGATTTGTTTTAGCTCTAGTAAATTTACAGTTAAGCTTTTTGCAACTTCTTTGTTTGAATACGCTTGAGCGTCAGCTTCGATCTTCACAGCGTCAGCTCTACCTTGAGCTTCTATCTTGACAGCTTCAGCAGTACCTTTTGCAAGGGCAGCTTTTTTGAGTGCTTCTTGGTTTGCACGTTCTACTTCGTATTTTGTTCTTTCGGCTTCTTGCTTAGCGATTTGAACGCGTTCGATTTGCTCTTTTACTTTTGGTGGAAGTATGATTTCACGAAGTTGCACGCTCAAAAGCTCAACTGGCTTGTTTGGCTGAGAGTTTATGTTTGTTCTAATACCATTGTCTATAGCGATCGCTATGTCGTTACGACGCTCTGGAAGTTCTTCAGCAGTGTATTTACCAGTGACATTTCTCACGACATCTTTAACAACTGGATCTATGATTTTGTTTTCCCAGCTGAAACCCCAAGAAGCTATGGTTTGGGGTGCGTTTTGCGGATTTAGGCGGTATTGGACTGTGATATCCATACTAACTGGAAGACCACGACCATCAAGAACTGATATAGTGTCTTTTATCTCGATGCCGCTGCCTCTGTAGTTGGCTTCGTTTCTGCCTTCGCTTGAAGTATAGTTGATGATACGAACTTTGGTATCAACTATCCTAACTTCTTGTATAAAAGGCAAGAAGAAGTGAAATCCTGGTTGCAATGGACTTGGGTCAAATTTACCCGCTGTTGATTTGATACCAACTTCGCCTGAATTGACTATGACAAATGGCTTGGCTATGACTAATATAGCGATGATTATGATTAGAGCATATATTGCACCGCTAAATTTACCAAAGCCATTGAAATTTGGCATATTTGGCTTTTTGAAGTTGAAATTTGGCTTGTCGCCACCATTTCCGCCGCCGTTACCATTTTTTTTGTTAAAATAATCGTTTAAATCTGCTGGCAATTGTATTCCTTTTAGTTTATGTAAGTTAAAAATTTCTCATATTTTGGATTTTTGCCCATAACTACATCAAAATACGCATTTTGTAGTTCTGTGGCTACTTTTCCTCTTTTTCCTGTACCGATGACTCTACCGTCGATGTTGCTTATCGGTGTGACTTCAGCGGCAGTGCCAGTGAAGAATGCTTCATCTGCGGTGTATGCTTCATCTCTAGTGATTCTTTGGCGAAGTACCTTGTATCCTAGATCTTCTGCGATTTGGATGACTGTTTTTTGAGTTATACTCACAAGGCTTGTGTCGTTTGCTGGAGTGATGATGACGCCGTCTTTTACTATGAAAAAGCACTCGCCACTACCCTCAGCGACAAATCCTTGAGGATCAAGCAATAATGCCTCATCGCAACCTGCTAATTGAGCTTCATAGTTTGCCATTTGTGAGTTGAAGTAGTTTGCGCTAGCTTTTGCCTTTGCCATCATAGAAAATGGAGCTGGTTTCATCCAAGATGCGATCTTGACTTTGATACCATTTTGCAACGCTTCTTCACCCATATATGCACCCCATTGCCACGCTGCAATGATAGTATTTACAGGGCATCCGATGTGGCTAACGCCCATTTTGCCATATCCTAAAAACACAAGCGGACGGATATAAACATTGTCATTGTATGTGTTGCTTTTTAGCAAATTTACATGAGCTTCGTTGATTTGCTCCTCGCTATAAGGGATTTCTAAGCAACAAGCTTTTGCTGATTCAAAAAGTCTTTTTGTGTGTTCTTGTAATTTAAAAATCGCTAGACCTTTTGGAGTTTGGTATGCTCTAACGCCCTCAAATACAGCGTTTCCATAGTGTAATGAATGTGTTAAAACATGAACTGTTGCATCTTTCCATGCTACTAATTTTCCATCAAACCAAATATGTTCTGCCTCTGGTAGTGCCATTTTTTTACCTCTTTTTATATTAAATTCAGTGATTTTATCAAAAAATTGATTAATATCTTTTGAATGGCAGTAAATTTGCGTGGTAAATTTGGTTAAATTTGACTTAATTTGTTATAATGCCAACTCCAAACGCTTTGAATAAATATGGCTAAAGTTAAAGTAGATTTTGTAAAGATTGATGAAGCTAGATTTGTAGAAGTTTGTAGGCTCTATTTTATGTGGAAAGACCTAAATAATTCGATCAAATCTTGGACTTCAAGGGGTATAAATATTCCTGATGTAATATCTGAGCAAATGGTTTGTTTTGCTCTAAATTTGCTATGGAACAAAGGCAGTAAAGGTGGAGATGCTACTGATGAAAATGGTGCATTGATAGAAATAAAGGCTACTTCAAATTATAACAGCGATTTGAGTTCTTTTTCTCCTGATACAAAATTTGACAGGCTTTTATTTTTTAGGTTAGATATGCAACATAATTTTGCAGATATTTATGATATAGGATTTGACGGAAACTCTTTTAAGACGTTAAAAGTCAATAATACTCAAACTGTAGCAGATCATCAAGCAATGGGGCGTCGCCCTAGACTTCAATTGATACAAATTATTGATAAATTTGGTATCAAACCACTTTGTCGCATTGATATTGTGGGTCGTAATATAATAAAATAAAAGGAGTAAGAGCGTTTGGGTTCTTACTCCTAATAAATTTGCGGCGTGTCGCAAAATATCAAGGAATTGTATAATGAAAATAGCTTCATTTTTTGCTGGTGTTGGTGGGATAGAGCAAGGGTTTGAAAATCACGAAGTAATATACGCTAACGAAATTGATAAAAACGCAACTATAACGTATATGAGTAATTTTAAAATAGATGTTGATAATATAGATATAAAGCAAGTTGATGAAATAAAATTACCAAATTTCGATATTTTAATGGGTGGTTTTCCTTGTCAAGCTTTTTCTGTGGCTGGGTATAGGCTCGGATTTGATGATGCTAGAGGAACATTGTTTTTTGAGCTTATGAGAATTGCAAAACACAAAAAACCAAAAATTATTTTTTTAGAAAATGTAAAAAACTTGGTTGGTCACGATGGTGGTAAGACATTTTCTACGATGCTAAATGTGCTTGAAGAGCTTGGTTATAAAGTAAAATATAAGGTTCTTAACGCAATGGAATACGGCAATACTCCACAAAATAGAGAGAGAATTTATATCTTGGCTTTTAAAAACAAAAATGACTATAAAAACTTCGAATTCCCAGAACCTATTGAGCTAACTACAAAACTTTGCGATGTGATAGATTTTGAAGCAAAAGTTGATGATAAATACTATTATACAAGCAAATTTAAACAATATGATTTATTGGTAAGTCAAATCACAAAAAAAGATACTATTTATCAATGGAGAAGGCAATACGTAAGAGAAAATAAAAGTAATGTTTGTCCTACTCTTACTGCAAATATGGGGACTGGTGGTCATAATGTGCCATTGATTTTAAGCAAATTTGGTATAAGAAAATTAACACCAAAAGAGTGTTTCAATTTGCAAGGTTTTCCAAAAGAATTTAATCTGCCAAATATCGCCGATAGCCACTTGTATAAGCAATCTGGCAATTCGGTTTGCGTGAATGTGATAAAAAGAATAGCACAAAGACTAAATCAGCTATAAACAAAAATATAATTAAAATTCGCTATAATCACGCATTAAATTTAAAAGGAAATGAAATGCCAATCATAAATATAAAACTAAGCGATCCGATGCCAAGCCGTGAAAAACTAGATGAAATCGCAGTCAAAATCACAGATATAATGGTAAAAGATCTAGGCAAAAATCCAGCTCGTGTGGTTATAAATTTTGATGAAATCAGAAGCGACGCAACGTATTTTGGGGCTAAATCAGTCCAAGCGATAAAAGAGGGCAAATAAATGGCGTGCTGCAAGAAAAAAACCGATGAAGTTTGCGCTCCAAAAGCCCAAAATAGCAAAGAAGCTCCAGTTTTCAGTGCTGAAGATATGGAACGTAAAGTCACCTTAAAAGCTGGCGACATGGCTCCAAGCTTCGAGCTAGAAAATAGCGACTCAGTTAATATCGCTCTTAAAGATTTTAAGGGTAAAAATGTTGTTTTGTACTTTTATCCAAAAGACAATACTCCAGGCTGCACCACTGAGGCGTGCGAGTTTAGTGCGAATTACGATGAGTTTATAGCAAAAGATACTGTGATAGTAGGCATTAGTCCAGATTCGTCAGATTCGCATACTAAATTTACCCAAAAACAAAGCCTTAAGCATATACTTTTAAGTGATCCCCAAAAAGAAGTAGCTAAGGCTTATGGCGTTTGGCAAGTGCGTAAGAATTATGGCAAAGAATATCTTGGTATCGTGCGAACAACATTTGTCATAGATAAAACTGGCAAAATATCTAAAGTCTATAAAAGCGTAAAAGCCGCAGGCCATGCACTAAAAGTCTTATCTGAACTCGCCTAAACCAGCCTAAAATAGCTAACAAAAGTTAGCTATTTTGTTTTTATTCCTACTTGCAATCTTATAAATTTATCTGCTTTTGAGCCACTTATATCTTGCAGATTTATCATATCGATTTGCTCTTTTTTCACGCCATTTTTTTGTAGTTCATCGCTTAAAAAAAGCGCTCTTTTTTGGGCTATTTTAAGCAGTGTATCGTCTTTGATTTTGACATCGTCGGCCAAAACATCTACGGCTTGATCTACGTTTTGGAATTTGATTTTATTGATTTTTTGAGCGTAAATTTGCTTTATTGCGTCTTCATAGCTTAGATTTTTTGTATTCATAAGCAGAGTTGCTTCTTTTTGGATTATGCGTTTTGAGATAGCGTATTTATCGCTTATAGTCGCGTACGCAGGAGTGATAGTAAAGATGATATCTGGCTTTTTTATGGCGATTTGGGCTAGTTTTTTGATATTTTCTTCGCTTGTTTCGGATAGGAGCGTAGTTCCTGGAATGAAATCAGCGTTGTTTATGCCCTCAGAGCTTATGCCAAGAGCAGCGCCGATAAATCTAAATGGCGATGTCACAACGTCGCTAAAAAGCTGAACGATAGCTTTGAAAACTATACTTCCATAGCTAAACTCAGGGCTGTTTAAATCCCCGCTTATCGGAAGGTCTATGTCTATTTGGTTGTTGCTGTCTTTTAATATGGCAAGACCTAGTTTGACTGGCAGGCTTACTGCGTCACTGCTTGGGATCTCTTTGCCAAGAGTTAGATTATCGAGATTTATGGTGTTTGAGCCATTGAGTTTGCCATCTTTTATTTTATAATTTAGGTTCAAATTTAGCCTGCCGTCAGCTATCTCATAGCCCAAAAATTTAGCCGAATACGGTGTGGCGTTTTTGAGATTTAGGTTTTTAAAATGCATTATAAGATCTGTGCTAAAAGTCGGCTCAAATGGATAAATAGAGAGCAAAATCTCGCTAAATCCTTGCTTTGCGACTATTCCATTTAGGGCGATATCGCTTCTTGTTTTGTTTTTGATATCGTTTATTGCGGTAGAAATTTTAGTAATATTTGTGTCAAAAACTATAGGCAAACTCTTGTCGCTAAACTCCAAAGATCCATTTTTGATGTTTATATTTTTTATATAGATATTTGGCGATTTTGAGCTCTCTTTTTTGCTGGTATCCTTGCTATCTTTAATGAGTTTGAGTAAATTTAGCTCGCCATCTTTT from Campylobacter iguaniorum includes the following:
- a CDS encoding DUF2393 family protein; translation: MGVLNSLKQTINFYMAHFVFVDYLAVMWVLLVFLVVLFLVIIMMIKRPLLASFILIANICFVVFGLIYTHKLVDENLRKRELIVDKITQLNFSDTLIADLNLTNLSKKPFKYCRIKLKFVNEENNKIKHFIKSAKPFRTQTHTIEEPIDVNQTKTIRLIINDFRPINYTTKVSSECF
- the hisIE gene encoding bifunctional phosphoribosyl-AMP cyclohydrolase/phosphoribosyl-ATP diphosphatase HisIE — its product is MRVNWQKLDGLLPVIVQEDGSNEVLMMAYMNEEALNLSIKTGFAHYFSRTKNRIWKKGEESGNTQEIKDMKLDCDNDSLLIKVVQNGGAACHTGAKSCFFNQISLEPTSDTKLQNEPNLNLKYDILDHLYHVALQRKLNADASSSYIAKLYSKGENAYLKKVCEEAGEFAFAIKDLSKFKKYSDLERESFGEHKAGDPATDVIYEGADIIFHMIVALADFDIHPSRVLDELKRREGISGIEEKNGRSK
- a CDS encoding prohibitin family protein produces the protein MPADLNDYFNKKNGNGGGNGGDKPNFNFKKPNMPNFNGFGKFSGAIYALIIIIAILVIAKPFVIVNSGEVGIKSTAGKFDPSPLQPGFHFFLPFIQEVRIVDTKVRIINYTSSEGRNEANYRGSGIEIKDTISVLDGRGLPVSMDITVQYRLNPQNAPQTIASWGFSWENKIIDPVVKDVVRNVTGKYTAEELPERRNDIAIAIDNGIRTNINSQPNKPVELLSVQLREIILPPKVKEQIERVQIAKQEAERTKYEVERANQEALKKAALAKGTAEAVKIEAQGRADAVKIEADAQAYSNKEVAKSLTVNLLELKQIQTQKEFNEALKVNNDAKIFLTPGGAVPNIWVDTKDKVKQSAIAQ
- a CDS encoding branched-chain amino acid transaminase; translation: MALPEAEHIWFDGKLVAWKDATVHVLTHSLHYGNAVFEGVRAYQTPKGLAIFKLQEHTKRLFESAKACCLEIPYSEEQINEAHVNLLKSNTYNDNVYIRPLVFLGYGKMGVSHIGCPVNTIIAAWQWGAYMGEEALQNGIKVKIASWMKPAPFSMMAKAKASANYFNSQMANYEAQLAGCDEALLLDPQGFVAEGSGECFFIVKDGVIITPANDTSLVSITQKTVIQIAEDLGYKVLRQRITRDEAYTADEAFFTGTAAEVTPISNIDGRVIGTGKRGKVATELQNAYFDVVMGKNPKYEKFLTYIN
- a CDS encoding Bsp6I family type II restriction endonuclease, which produces MAKVKVDFVKIDEARFVEVCRLYFMWKDLNNSIKSWTSRGINIPDVISEQMVCFALNLLWNKGSKGGDATDENGALIEIKATSNYNSDLSSFSPDTKFDRLLFFRLDMQHNFADIYDIGFDGNSFKTLKVNNTQTVADHQAMGRRPRLQLIQIIDKFGIKPLCRIDIVGRNIIK
- the dcm gene encoding DNA cytosine methyltransferase, which produces MKIASFFAGVGGIEQGFENHEVIYANEIDKNATITYMSNFKIDVDNIDIKQVDEIKLPNFDILMGGFPCQAFSVAGYRLGFDDARGTLFFELMRIAKHKKPKIIFLENVKNLVGHDGGKTFSTMLNVLEELGYKVKYKVLNAMEYGNTPQNRERIYILAFKNKNDYKNFEFPEPIELTTKLCDVIDFEAKVDDKYYYTSKFKQYDLLVSQITKKDTIYQWRRQYVRENKSNVCPTLTANMGTGGHNVPLILSKFGIRKLTPKECFNLQGFPKEFNLPNIADSHLYKQSGNSVCVNVIKRIAQRLNQL
- a CDS encoding tautomerase family protein translates to MPIINIKLSDPMPSREKLDEIAVKITDIMVKDLGKNPARVVINFDEIRSDATYFGAKSVQAIKEGK
- the bcp gene encoding thioredoxin-dependent thiol peroxidase; amino-acid sequence: MERKVTLKAGDMAPSFELENSDSVNIALKDFKGKNVVLYFYPKDNTPGCTTEACEFSANYDEFIAKDTVIVGISPDSSDSHTKFTQKQSLKHILLSDPQKEVAKAYGVWQVRKNYGKEYLGIVRTTFVIDKTGKISKVYKSVKAAGHALKVLSELA